A DNA window from Dunckerocampus dactyliophorus isolate RoL2022-P2 chromosome 17, RoL_Ddac_1.1, whole genome shotgun sequence contains the following coding sequences:
- the lrsam1 gene encoding E3 ubiquitin-protein ligase LRSAM1 isoform X1: MPLFFRKKKPSDDSQKRLEYQLCRSKEAGADDILDISACELSEVPLSAFSICKVVQKKVRITQLKRLYTMYFLWQVLIIHNNKLRSLLPKGGDIGSLITLKVLDLHENRLSSLPEDIGKLASLQVLNVEKNRLKFLPDSIGDLRHLQTLNVKGNCLSELPSSVSSLCSLRTLDVSDNLIIQLPKTFAYIRTLESFTLDAATMTYPPASMCMEGTESIQNFLCAELGEEYCPPSQYLLPVLENDGGRQNSDCVDGFDESWQTKFSDYEKRKLQKQEEKLALERHREEKQNEHTQLLLMNNSRKVNILNSVRQEQERLEQGVNMQQRAQETERLLLLEKVRQAEDNISSRIGNMLLDDNRQKKSAEFLQAMEEDRIRMEHLTAITQEEANSLRKREVAAAMQKMLSDSCAVSLLQEASDYRRKNLVSETYRSMENLEKKFDKMLSLQVLDKSKAISHILQEEEMQKAAFQALQLQKDSVHGYIRSQIKLIEGELMQLTKLEVKRRNLDAENLQEVLVEQRTALGDLLQQLLKQKHQREQELQQVLVEMELKSESNQQNYWMIQYQRLLDAKPLSLRMQEAGVEKELVNLLCKLSAQHYLPIMAHHCVTAEALRHMNSSDLKKLGIIEIGIQKALLKWAREHKPEGACKVLEQSEEAEVTPSEPSSYPSPIPSTSHVLTPSPPLTPGTPITPSAPSPVEGPGSSECVVCMETAAQVIFLPCGHVCCCQVCSDAVQNCPLCRSNSSQRIRIYRS; this comes from the exons ATGCCTCTGTTCTTCAGAAAGAAGAAACCTAGTGATGACTCCCAGAAGAGACTTGAATATCAGCTGTGTCGG TCGAAGGAGGCGGGTGCTGATGACATCCTGGATATCTCAGCTTGTGAACTCTCAGAG GTTCCTTTAAGTGCCTTTTCCATTTGCAAGGTTGTACAGAAGAAGGTAAGAATAACACAGCTGAAGAGATTATACACAATGTATTTCCTATGGCAG GTCCTCATCATACACAACAACAAGCTGAGATCACTGCTTCCCAAAGGAGGTGACATCGGCTCTCTCATCACACTAAAG GTTTTGGATTTGCATGAAAATCGGCTTAGTTCACTCCCAGAAGACATCGGGAAGCTGGCCTCACTGCAG GTTTTAAATGTGGAGAAGAATCGTTTGAAATTCCTTCCAGACTCCATTGGGGACCTGAGGCACCTACAGACACTCAATGTGAAAG GCAACTGTCTCAGTGAGCTGCCGTCGTCAGTGAGTTCTCTGTGCAGCTTGCGTACCCTGGACGTGAGCGACAACCTCATCATCCAGCTTCCCAAAACCTTTGCTTATATACGCACGCTGGAG aGCTTCACACTAGATGCAGCCACAATGACCTATCCTCCTGCATCTATGTGCATGGAAGGCACAGAGAGCATCCAGAACTTCTTGTGTGCTG agctTGGAGAAGAGTATTGCCCTCCATCCCAGTATCTCCTGCCAGTGCTGGAAAATGACGGCGGGAGACAAAACTCAGACTGTGTGGATGGCTTTGATGAGTCCTGGCAG ACTAAATTCAGTGACTATGAAAAGAGAAAG TTGCAGAAACAGGAGGAAAAGCTGGCATTGGAGCGTCACAGAGAAGAGAAGCAAAACGAGCACACCCAGCTTCTCCTCATGAACAACTCTCGTAAAGTAAACATCCTCAACTCAGTTCGTCAG GAGCAGGAGCGTCTGGAGCAGGGGGTCAACATGCAACAGCGAGCCCAGGAGACGGAGCGGCTCCTGCTGTTAGAAAAAGTGAGACAAGCAGAAGACAACATCAGCAGTCGCATTGGCAACATGCTGTTGGATGACAACAG GCAGAAAAAGAGCGCAGAGTTTCTCCAAGCCATGGAGGAAGATCG GATCCGAATGGAACATTTGACTGCCATCACGCAGGAAGAAGCTAACTCTCTGAGGAAGCGAGAGGTGGCCG CGGCCATGCAGAAGATGCTGTCAGACAGCTGTGCTGTGAGTCTCCTCCAAGAGGCTAGTGACTATCGCAGAAAGAACCTGGTCTCTGAGACCTACAGAAG TATGGAGAATCTAGAGAAGAAGTTTGATAAGATGCTGTCTCTCCAGGTTCTAGACAAATCTAAAGCCATTTCTCACATTTTACAggag GAGGAGATGCAGAAAGCAGCATTCCAGGCACTGCAGTTACAGAAAGATTCCGTGCACGGTTACATACGCAGCCAG ATCAAGCTCATCGAGGGAGAATTAATGCAGCTGACAAAACTGGAAGTTAAAAGACGCAATCTGGATGCTGAGAACCTGCAG gAGGTGCTGGTGGAACAGCGCACGGCTCTTGGTGATTTGCTGCAGCAGCTACTGAAACAGAAGCACCAGAGAGAGCAAGAACTGCAGCAAGTACTG GTGGAGATGGAGCTCAAGTCGGAATCCAACCAGCAGAACTACTGGATGATTCAGTACCAGAGACTGCTGGATGCGAAGCCCTTGTCACTACGCATGCAG GAAGCCGGCGTGGAAAAGGAGTTGGTGAATCTGCTGTGTAAACTGTCTGCGCAGCATTATCTGCCCATCATGGCTCACCATTGTGTAACAGCGGAGGCCCTTCGCCACATGAACTCCTCTGACCTCAAGAAG CTTGGCATTATTGAAATTGGCATCCAGAAAGCTCTTCTGAAATGGGCGAGGGAACACAAGCCTGAAG GTGCTTGTAAGGTGCTGGAGCAGAGCGAGGAGGCTGAAGTCACTCCCTCAGAGCCGTCCTCGTACCCCTCTCCAATTCCCAGCACCTCTCACGTGCTGACCCCGAGCCCACCACTGACTCCTGGTACCCCCATTACCCCATCGGCCCCCAGCCCTGTGGAGGGACCAGGGAGCTCAGAGTGTGTGGTCTGCATGGAGACTGCG GCCCAGGTCATCTTTCTGCCATGCGGCCATGTCTGCTGCTGTCAGG
- the lrsam1 gene encoding E3 ubiquitin-protein ligase LRSAM1 isoform X2, whose protein sequence is MPLFFRKKKPSDDSQKRLEYQLCRSKEAGADDILDISACELSEVPLSAFSICKVVQKKVLIIHNNKLRSLLPKGGDIGSLITLKVLDLHENRLSSLPEDIGKLASLQVLNVEKNRLKFLPDSIGDLRHLQTLNVKGNCLSELPSSVSSLCSLRTLDVSDNLIIQLPKTFAYIRTLESFTLDAATMTYPPASMCMEGTESIQNFLCAELGEEYCPPSQYLLPVLENDGGRQNSDCVDGFDESWQTKFSDYEKRKLQKQEEKLALERHREEKQNEHTQLLLMNNSRKVNILNSVRQEQERLEQGVNMQQRAQETERLLLLEKVRQAEDNISSRIGNMLLDDNRQKKSAEFLQAMEEDRIRMEHLTAITQEEANSLRKREVAAAMQKMLSDSCAVSLLQEASDYRRKNLVSETYRSMENLEKKFDKMLSLQVLDKSKAISHILQEEEMQKAAFQALQLQKDSVHGYIRSQIKLIEGELMQLTKLEVKRRNLDAENLQEVLVEQRTALGDLLQQLLKQKHQREQELQQVLVEMELKSESNQQNYWMIQYQRLLDAKPLSLRMQEAGVEKELVNLLCKLSAQHYLPIMAHHCVTAEALRHMNSSDLKKLGIIEIGIQKALLKWAREHKPEGACKVLEQSEEAEVTPSEPSSYPSPIPSTSHVLTPSPPLTPGTPITPSAPSPVEGPGSSECVVCMETAAQVIFLPCGHVCCCQVCSDAVQNCPLCRSNSSQRIRIYRS, encoded by the exons ATGCCTCTGTTCTTCAGAAAGAAGAAACCTAGTGATGACTCCCAGAAGAGACTTGAATATCAGCTGTGTCGG TCGAAGGAGGCGGGTGCTGATGACATCCTGGATATCTCAGCTTGTGAACTCTCAGAG GTTCCTTTAAGTGCCTTTTCCATTTGCAAGGTTGTACAGAAGAAG GTCCTCATCATACACAACAACAAGCTGAGATCACTGCTTCCCAAAGGAGGTGACATCGGCTCTCTCATCACACTAAAG GTTTTGGATTTGCATGAAAATCGGCTTAGTTCACTCCCAGAAGACATCGGGAAGCTGGCCTCACTGCAG GTTTTAAATGTGGAGAAGAATCGTTTGAAATTCCTTCCAGACTCCATTGGGGACCTGAGGCACCTACAGACACTCAATGTGAAAG GCAACTGTCTCAGTGAGCTGCCGTCGTCAGTGAGTTCTCTGTGCAGCTTGCGTACCCTGGACGTGAGCGACAACCTCATCATCCAGCTTCCCAAAACCTTTGCTTATATACGCACGCTGGAG aGCTTCACACTAGATGCAGCCACAATGACCTATCCTCCTGCATCTATGTGCATGGAAGGCACAGAGAGCATCCAGAACTTCTTGTGTGCTG agctTGGAGAAGAGTATTGCCCTCCATCCCAGTATCTCCTGCCAGTGCTGGAAAATGACGGCGGGAGACAAAACTCAGACTGTGTGGATGGCTTTGATGAGTCCTGGCAG ACTAAATTCAGTGACTATGAAAAGAGAAAG TTGCAGAAACAGGAGGAAAAGCTGGCATTGGAGCGTCACAGAGAAGAGAAGCAAAACGAGCACACCCAGCTTCTCCTCATGAACAACTCTCGTAAAGTAAACATCCTCAACTCAGTTCGTCAG GAGCAGGAGCGTCTGGAGCAGGGGGTCAACATGCAACAGCGAGCCCAGGAGACGGAGCGGCTCCTGCTGTTAGAAAAAGTGAGACAAGCAGAAGACAACATCAGCAGTCGCATTGGCAACATGCTGTTGGATGACAACAG GCAGAAAAAGAGCGCAGAGTTTCTCCAAGCCATGGAGGAAGATCG GATCCGAATGGAACATTTGACTGCCATCACGCAGGAAGAAGCTAACTCTCTGAGGAAGCGAGAGGTGGCCG CGGCCATGCAGAAGATGCTGTCAGACAGCTGTGCTGTGAGTCTCCTCCAAGAGGCTAGTGACTATCGCAGAAAGAACCTGGTCTCTGAGACCTACAGAAG TATGGAGAATCTAGAGAAGAAGTTTGATAAGATGCTGTCTCTCCAGGTTCTAGACAAATCTAAAGCCATTTCTCACATTTTACAggag GAGGAGATGCAGAAAGCAGCATTCCAGGCACTGCAGTTACAGAAAGATTCCGTGCACGGTTACATACGCAGCCAG ATCAAGCTCATCGAGGGAGAATTAATGCAGCTGACAAAACTGGAAGTTAAAAGACGCAATCTGGATGCTGAGAACCTGCAG gAGGTGCTGGTGGAACAGCGCACGGCTCTTGGTGATTTGCTGCAGCAGCTACTGAAACAGAAGCACCAGAGAGAGCAAGAACTGCAGCAAGTACTG GTGGAGATGGAGCTCAAGTCGGAATCCAACCAGCAGAACTACTGGATGATTCAGTACCAGAGACTGCTGGATGCGAAGCCCTTGTCACTACGCATGCAG GAAGCCGGCGTGGAAAAGGAGTTGGTGAATCTGCTGTGTAAACTGTCTGCGCAGCATTATCTGCCCATCATGGCTCACCATTGTGTAACAGCGGAGGCCCTTCGCCACATGAACTCCTCTGACCTCAAGAAG CTTGGCATTATTGAAATTGGCATCCAGAAAGCTCTTCTGAAATGGGCGAGGGAACACAAGCCTGAAG GTGCTTGTAAGGTGCTGGAGCAGAGCGAGGAGGCTGAAGTCACTCCCTCAGAGCCGTCCTCGTACCCCTCTCCAATTCCCAGCACCTCTCACGTGCTGACCCCGAGCCCACCACTGACTCCTGGTACCCCCATTACCCCATCGGCCCCCAGCCCTGTGGAGGGACCAGGGAGCTCAGAGTGTGTGGTCTGCATGGAGACTGCG GCCCAGGTCATCTTTCTGCCATGCGGCCATGTCTGCTGCTGTCAGG